The Natronoglycomyces albus genome has a segment encoding these proteins:
- the mraZ gene encoding division/cell wall cluster transcriptional repressor MraZ has product MFLGTHTPRLDDKGRLILPAKFRDELAGGVVVTKGQERCLYVFPTPEFQRLADELQRAPMSSKSARAYNRVFFASAHDEIPDKQGRVTIPAHLRTYAGLERDLVVIGASTRVEIWDATAWEEYLTASEEAFADIEEGDLPPGL; this is encoded by the coding sequence ATGTTTCTCGGTACGCACACCCCTCGCCTCGACGACAAGGGACGACTGATCCTCCCGGCGAAGTTCAGGGACGAACTAGCGGGGGGAGTGGTGGTAACGAAAGGTCAGGAACGTTGCCTCTACGTCTTCCCAACGCCGGAGTTTCAGCGCCTCGCCGACGAACTACAGCGGGCCCCGATGAGTTCGAAGTCCGCGCGGGCATACAACCGAGTGTTCTTCGCATCGGCCCACGACGAAATCCCTGACAAACAGGGACGTGTCACCATCCCGGCCCACCTGCGCACCTACGCGGGACTGGAACGGGACCTGGTCGTCATCGGAGCCTCCACCCGAGTGGAGATCTGGGACGCGACCGCGTGGGAGGAATACCTGACCGCCTCGGAAGAGGCCTTCGCCGACATCGAAGAGGGAGACCTCCCGCCAGGTTTGTGA
- a CDS encoding MurT ligase domain-containing protein: MPRRAKFASALLRTAAALSRATGRGDGSVIGGRVGLIVEPRLLELLAEGRQVALISGTNGKTTTTRFTTAAVEAAGPVATNSFGANMPTGHTTALAKAPQAQFAMLEVDEHYLGQLLEAAHPKVVALLNLSRDQLDRAMEVTSLAGKWRDVLKGVEDVHIVANADDPLIVWAASVSPNVTWVGGGQRWQDDSTICPWCGKHLDRFGEYWRCTACGATRPSPQWSVSDFGDQVIGPDGSRYELDLQLPGRVNQANAAMALAIASIFGVHPAQAAPRLTSVKSVAGRYAKVQRDGRQLRLLLAKNPAGWLENFDMIEPNTPVVLALNAREVDGFDTSWIYDVDFTPLRGRQVYVIGDRRTDLAVRLQVDDVRFTVLEDINAAVSTVPAGPVEVVANYTAFQDIRKEFDRVN, translated from the coding sequence TTGCCTCGGCGAGCAAAATTCGCCTCTGCCCTGCTGCGTACCGCCGCAGCTCTCTCGCGTGCGACTGGTCGAGGGGACGGGTCGGTCATTGGTGGCCGAGTCGGCCTGATCGTGGAGCCGCGCTTGCTCGAACTCCTGGCGGAAGGGCGCCAGGTTGCTCTCATCAGCGGCACTAACGGTAAGACGACCACGACTCGATTCACCACTGCCGCGGTCGAGGCGGCGGGTCCGGTCGCGACCAATTCCTTCGGGGCCAACATGCCCACCGGCCACACGACGGCGTTGGCCAAGGCCCCTCAGGCACAGTTCGCCATGCTCGAAGTCGACGAGCATTACTTGGGACAACTGCTGGAGGCGGCCCACCCGAAGGTGGTAGCGCTACTCAATCTGTCGCGTGACCAACTCGATCGAGCCATGGAGGTCACCTCTTTGGCTGGCAAGTGGCGGGATGTGCTCAAGGGAGTCGAGGACGTCCATATCGTTGCCAATGCCGATGACCCATTGATCGTGTGGGCGGCCTCGGTGAGCCCCAATGTCACGTGGGTTGGGGGCGGTCAGCGCTGGCAAGATGACTCGACGATATGCCCATGGTGCGGTAAACACTTGGACCGATTTGGAGAATACTGGCGCTGCACCGCATGCGGTGCCACCAGGCCAAGCCCACAGTGGAGCGTTTCGGACTTCGGTGACCAGGTCATTGGGCCGGACGGATCGCGCTATGAATTGGATCTGCAACTACCGGGGCGAGTGAATCAAGCCAATGCCGCGATGGCACTGGCGATCGCCTCGATCTTCGGAGTACACCCCGCCCAGGCGGCTCCACGCCTCACCAGCGTCAAGTCAGTGGCTGGCCGCTACGCGAAGGTGCAGCGCGACGGGCGCCAACTGCGGCTACTCTTGGCGAAGAACCCGGCTGGCTGGCTGGAGAATTTCGACATGATCGAGCCGAACACGCCGGTGGTGTTGGCCCTCAACGCCCGCGAGGTCGACGGGTTTGACACCTCGTGGATCTACGATGTCGACTTCACTCCCCTGCGCGGACGCCAGGTGTATGTCATCGGAGACCGCCGTACGGATCTAGCGGTGCGCCTGCAAGTTGACGACGTACGGTTCACCGTGTTGGAAGACATCAACGCGGCCGTGTCCACCGTCCCGGCCGGGCCAGTGGAGGTCGTCGCCAACTACACCGCGTTCCAAGACATTCGAAAGGAATTCGACCGTGTCAACTAG
- a CDS encoding CTP synthase, giving the protein MASASNNQLRTTKHLFVTGGVTSALGKGLTASSLGNLLTARGLYVVMQKIDPYLNVDPGTMNPYEHGEVFVTDDGGETDLDVGNYERFLNRNLSKRANVTTGQIYSDVIAKERRGDYLGATVQVIPHITNEIKDRISAMADPEPGTGKVPDVVITEVGGTVGDIESLPFLEAIRQFRHDVGRENCFFLHVSLVPYLGASGEMKTKPTQHSVSQLRSIGIQPDAIVCRSDRTVSDNLKRKIAGFCDVDDSAVISAGDSKSIYDIPKNLHAEGLDAFVVRRLDLPFKDVEWSSWDDLLDRVHNPERTIRIGIVGKYVDLPDAYLSVVEAARSAGFAHRANVDIVWVESDTCSTVEDAAKSLSDIDAIIVPGGFGSRGVPGKINALTHARQAKIPTLGICLGLQCMAVEALRNVGDLTGADSEEFNADAEHLVISTMADQTDIVAGRGDMGGTMRLGSYPAELEPGSIVAEVYGSTVVSERHRHRYEVNNAYRDALSKAGFVISGLSPDGRLVEFLELDRAHHPYFVSTQAHPELKSRPTQPHPLFDGLIAAAVKYSQGEELDLNDDEG; this is encoded by the coding sequence TTGGCTAGCGCCTCAAACAACCAGTTGCGCACCACCAAACACTTGTTCGTCACCGGTGGGGTGACTTCGGCGCTGGGCAAAGGACTCACCGCCTCCAGCTTGGGAAATCTTCTCACCGCACGCGGCCTTTATGTCGTGATGCAAAAGATCGACCCTTATCTCAACGTCGATCCCGGCACCATGAATCCCTATGAACACGGCGAGGTCTTCGTGACCGACGACGGGGGAGAAACGGATCTCGACGTTGGAAACTACGAGCGGTTTCTCAACCGAAATCTCTCCAAGCGTGCCAATGTGACGACCGGACAGATCTACTCTGACGTGATCGCCAAGGAACGTCGTGGCGACTACCTGGGCGCGACTGTGCAGGTGATTCCACACATCACCAACGAGATCAAGGACCGTATTTCGGCGATGGCTGACCCCGAGCCGGGTACTGGCAAGGTTCCCGATGTGGTCATCACCGAGGTGGGTGGCACGGTGGGTGACATCGAGTCGCTGCCATTCTTGGAGGCCATTCGTCAGTTCCGCCACGATGTGGGCCGCGAGAACTGCTTCTTCCTGCACGTGTCGTTGGTGCCGTATTTGGGCGCTAGCGGTGAGATGAAGACCAAACCCACGCAGCACTCAGTATCTCAGCTGCGCAGCATCGGTATTCAGCCCGACGCGATCGTGTGTCGATCTGATCGGACGGTTTCGGACAATCTCAAACGAAAGATCGCTGGTTTCTGTGACGTGGACGACTCAGCCGTGATTTCGGCTGGGGATTCCAAGTCCATCTACGACATTCCCAAGAATCTGCACGCCGAGGGGCTTGACGCGTTCGTGGTGCGTCGGCTCGATTTGCCTTTCAAGGACGTGGAGTGGAGCTCCTGGGACGACTTGCTCGACCGCGTGCACAACCCTGAACGCACGATTCGCATCGGTATCGTCGGCAAGTATGTGGACCTTCCCGACGCGTATCTGTCGGTGGTCGAGGCAGCCCGCTCGGCTGGATTTGCCCACCGGGCCAACGTCGACATTGTGTGGGTTGAGTCGGACACCTGTTCGACAGTGGAGGACGCGGCGAAGTCGCTCAGTGACATTGACGCCATCATCGTCCCTGGTGGCTTTGGCAGCCGTGGTGTGCCTGGAAAGATAAACGCGCTGACGCACGCGCGGCAGGCGAAGATCCCCACCCTGGGTATTTGCCTGGGGCTTCAGTGCATGGCGGTTGAGGCGCTGCGTAACGTTGGCGACTTGACCGGGGCCGATTCTGAGGAATTCAACGCCGATGCCGAGCACCTGGTCATCTCCACGATGGCTGATCAGACCGATATCGTGGCCGGGCGTGGCGACATGGGGGGCACCATGCGTCTGGGGTCGTATCCGGCGGAGTTGGAGCCGGGCTCGATCGTGGCTGAGGTTTATGGCAGCACCGTCGTCTCGGAGCGTCACCGACACCGTTACGAGGTCAACAATGCCTACCGTGACGCGTTGTCCAAAGCGGGGTTCGTGATCTCAGGGCTTTCTCCGGACGGCCGTCTGGTGGAATTCTTGGAATTGGACCGCGCGCATCACCCGTACTTTGTCTCTACTCAGGCCCATCCGGAGTTGAAGTCGCGGCCCACCCAGCCGCACCCGCTCTTTGACGGGTTGATCGCCGCAGCGGTGAAATACTCCCAAGGTGAAGAACTCGATTTGAACGACGACGAGGGCTAA
- a CDS encoding ParA family protein, with the protein MSSVDNKDKWAALRAAQVPPPEGDGDFTSPDPEAYTGKRSIPQPQPLERHGPARVIAMANQKGGVGKTTSTINLGAALAEYGRKVLLVDFDPQGALSVGFGVNPHTLELTVYNLLMQEDVNIEDVITKTNVAGLHVLPANIDLSAAEIQLVNEVAREQTLARVLRPVMADYDYILVDCQPSLGLLTVNALTAAHGVLIPLECEFFSLRGVALLLDTIDKVRERLNFDLDLDGIVATMYDSRTTHSRQVLQRVVEAFGDKVFGTVIARTVRFPETTVAGEPITTWAPASSGARAYRQLARELIAAVDEKH; encoded by the coding sequence ATGAGCAGTGTGGACAACAAGGACAAGTGGGCAGCGCTCCGGGCGGCACAAGTGCCTCCACCGGAAGGCGATGGGGACTTCACCAGCCCCGACCCCGAGGCCTACACAGGCAAGCGCAGCATCCCGCAGCCGCAGCCACTGGAGCGCCACGGCCCTGCCCGCGTGATCGCCATGGCCAACCAAAAGGGCGGTGTCGGAAAGACCACCTCGACCATCAACCTAGGGGCGGCACTGGCCGAGTACGGCCGTAAGGTCCTGTTGGTGGACTTCGACCCCCAGGGTGCGTTGTCGGTGGGATTCGGGGTCAATCCCCATACTCTTGAGCTGACGGTCTATAACCTGCTCATGCAAGAGGACGTCAATATCGAAGACGTCATCACCAAGACCAATGTGGCTGGCCTGCACGTGCTCCCGGCAAATATCGACTTGTCCGCGGCCGAGATCCAATTGGTCAATGAGGTTGCCCGCGAGCAGACTCTCGCACGAGTCCTGCGGCCGGTCATGGCTGACTACGACTACATTCTCGTCGACTGCCAGCCATCGTTGGGATTGCTGACCGTCAACGCTCTGACCGCCGCGCACGGTGTCTTGATCCCATTGGAATGCGAGTTCTTTTCACTGCGTGGGGTGGCGTTGTTGTTGGACACCATCGACAAGGTGCGCGAGCGCCTCAATTTCGACCTTGATCTGGACGGGATTGTCGCCACGATGTATGACTCCCGCACGACGCACTCACGACAGGTGTTGCAGCGAGTGGTGGAAGCCTTCGGGGACAAGGTCTTTGGAACAGTCATCGCGCGGACGGTGCGTTTCCCAGAAACGACGGTGGCCGGGGAGCCGATTACCACGTGGGCACCCGCTTCATCCGGAGCGCGCGCCTACCGCCAACTGGCCAGGGAACTGATCGCCGCCGTCGACGAAAAGCATTAG
- a CDS encoding NUDIX domain-containing protein, with amino-acid sequence MHEYEITESQLIYEGYRYELRKDGVVMSDGTVHQREYFQDQGAVAIVAVDDHERVMLIRQYRHPARQRLWEIPAGLRDVAGESPDLTARRELAEETDLRAARWDYLGSFYNSPGISDEQVMYYLARDLSTVPDAQRYERKEEEAEMELRFWELDKALAALDSGEIVNGVCALGLFLATRRLRLG; translated from the coding sequence GTGCATGAATATGAGATCACCGAATCCCAGCTAATTTACGAAGGCTACCGCTATGAACTGCGCAAGGATGGTGTCGTCATGTCCGACGGCACGGTTCACCAGCGAGAGTATTTCCAGGACCAAGGTGCTGTGGCCATCGTCGCGGTCGATGACCATGAGCGGGTGATGCTTATTCGGCAGTATCGACACCCGGCTCGGCAGCGTCTGTGGGAAATACCGGCCGGGTTGCGCGATGTCGCTGGGGAGTCCCCTGACCTGACCGCTCGCCGGGAGCTGGCCGAAGAGACTGACCTGCGTGCGGCGCGGTGGGACTATTTGGGGTCGTTCTATAACTCGCCGGGCATCTCCGATGAGCAGGTGATGTATTACCTAGCTCGAGATCTGTCGACGGTTCCTGACGCACAGCGCTATGAGCGGAAGGAGGAGGAAGCGGAGATGGAACTGCGGTTTTGGGAGCTTGACAAGGCTTTGGCCGCGTTGGACTCGGGCGAAATTGTCAATGGAGTGTGCGCTTTGGGCCTGTTCTTGGCTACGCGGCGGTTGCGCCTCGGATGA
- a CDS encoding type 1 glutamine amidotransferase, which produces MSTRFLRIVWLYPDLLSTYGDRGNLLVLAHRARNRGIEVEPVLVRSDQRIPSEADIYLIGGGEDGPQAGAAERLISDGGLNRAADAGKPILAICAGYQILGSSFYASGQSYPGAGILDLHSDRGETRAVGEVAGEADAHLPLGHITGFENHGGRTHLGEAVQPLARVTHGIGNDNGSTEGAWAGHVIGTYMHGPALARNPQLADLLLSWATGLPLNAMPQLDDSWPQQLRKERFDALVE; this is translated from the coding sequence GTGTCAACTAGGTTCCTGCGTATTGTCTGGCTCTATCCCGATCTACTGTCCACTTACGGAGACCGCGGCAACCTGTTGGTGCTGGCTCACAGGGCCCGTAATCGCGGTATCGAGGTCGAGCCAGTTTTGGTGCGCTCTGACCAACGGATTCCCAGTGAAGCCGACATCTATCTCATCGGCGGTGGAGAGGACGGCCCGCAGGCGGGGGCCGCCGAACGTCTCATCAGCGACGGGGGCTTGAACCGAGCCGCCGACGCGGGGAAGCCGATCCTGGCCATCTGTGCCGGTTATCAGATTCTAGGCTCCTCGTTCTATGCCAGCGGGCAATCATACCCGGGCGCTGGAATCCTCGATCTGCATTCGGATCGGGGCGAGACCCGGGCCGTCGGTGAGGTCGCGGGTGAAGCCGACGCCCATCTGCCCTTGGGTCACATCACCGGTTTCGAAAACCACGGCGGTCGCACTCACCTGGGTGAGGCCGTGCAACCGCTGGCACGAGTCACTCACGGCATCGGTAACGACAATGGGTCCACCGAAGGCGCGTGGGCCGGACACGTCATCGGAACCTACATGCACGGCCCCGCGCTGGCACGCAATCCGCAGTTGGCCGACCTGCTATTGAGCTGGGCTACCGGTCTGCCGCTCAATGCCATGCCACAACTGGACGACTCATGGCCGCAGCAGCTACGCAAGGAACGATTTGACGCCCTAGTCGAATAG
- a CDS encoding alpha/beta fold hydrolase: MTSTDAPTTRLSPSPRPGTRAYPWLRRAALVTAILLSARVLIGLIWFLGLGVPSAQPGFSWFSTGLITLLCAAVVVAILRWARFDMALLRHRLAFAIPLLLTAGLLYGAYGWQPAAQDYQADEVPGPPSHYVDTDLARFHYTDQGEGPPVVLLSPGAAWTMAWQPQAAYLAQTHRVVVVDLPGQGFTQLREDDFAFDLPAMSSAIDAFLESLDLRGAHLGGMSWSAGWALHYASENPENVNRLMLLAPSGVDEPDILTWRLLEPPIIGELVSKLSAVDRSSYANMVADMFAHQDQVTDEVIDAMWKPNTFANNIAATTQLQRGLDWRLTEAAMPDLPHPTLVLWGEEDSVLSVDLAQTFETLIPNSVVHRFSDCGHALTLDCSAEVNTAMAEFLT, translated from the coding sequence GTGACATCGACAGATGCCCCCACAACCCGACTGAGTCCATCGCCGCGCCCAGGTACTAGGGCCTATCCGTGGCTGAGGAGAGCCGCGCTCGTAACCGCGATTCTCCTCAGCGCACGAGTGCTCATCGGCCTCATTTGGTTCCTGGGCCTAGGGGTCCCATCCGCCCAGCCAGGTTTTTCATGGTTTAGCACTGGCCTCATCACCCTTTTGTGCGCCGCTGTGGTCGTTGCCATCCTGCGATGGGCGCGTTTCGATATGGCGCTTCTGCGCCATCGACTCGCCTTCGCGATTCCGCTACTGCTCACCGCTGGGCTCTTGTACGGAGCATACGGCTGGCAGCCCGCCGCACAGGACTATCAGGCGGACGAGGTTCCCGGGCCGCCATCGCACTATGTTGATACTGATCTGGCCCGCTTTCACTACACCGACCAGGGCGAGGGGCCGCCAGTGGTCCTACTGTCACCAGGTGCCGCTTGGACCATGGCCTGGCAGCCGCAAGCGGCGTATCTGGCCCAGACCCATCGCGTCGTGGTGGTCGATTTGCCCGGTCAAGGCTTCACCCAACTACGCGAGGATGACTTCGCCTTCGACCTACCGGCCATGTCCTCAGCCATCGATGCTTTCCTCGAAAGCCTCGATCTGCGCGGAGCTCATCTAGGTGGTATGTCGTGGAGCGCTGGATGGGCGCTGCACTATGCCTCGGAAAACCCCGAAAACGTCAATCGACTGATGCTGTTGGCTCCTTCGGGCGTCGATGAGCCCGACATCCTCACGTGGAGGCTCCTAGAGCCTCCCATCATCGGCGAGCTCGTGTCCAAACTCAGCGCCGTAGACCGCTCAAGCTACGCGAATATGGTCGCGGATATGTTCGCACATCAAGATCAGGTGACCGACGAGGTCATCGACGCGATGTGGAAACCAAATACCTTTGCGAATAACATTGCCGCGACCACACAGCTACAACGAGGACTGGACTGGCGGCTCACCGAGGCGGCCATGCCCGATCTTCCTCATCCGACACTGGTGTTGTGGGGAGAGGAGGACTCGGTGTTGTCCGTTGATCTCGCGCAAACCTTCGAGACCCTTATCCCAAACAGCGTCGTGCATCGATTCTCCGATTGTGGGCACGCACTTACCTTGGACTGTTCTGCGGAGGTCAACACGGCTATGGCGGAGTTTCTGACATGA
- a CDS encoding RNA polymerase sigma factor has protein sequence MTVDAEVVALVRRAQAGDTLAMNDLLDHVAPYVASLCGPIALSEGSDAAQEALITVFRSLKTLRDPAALYGWVRQISVRTAIRMASRHRKSVPGDLSELPASGHAHLHSDILDVLNRLSPEHRAILLLRDRFGLTEHEAAEHLNLEVGTVKSRLHRARDYFRKAWTS, from the coding sequence ATGACGGTCGACGCCGAGGTGGTTGCGCTAGTCCGCCGGGCCCAGGCCGGGGACACCCTGGCCATGAACGACTTGCTCGACCACGTGGCACCTTACGTGGCCTCTCTGTGCGGCCCCATAGCCTTGTCCGAGGGCAGCGACGCCGCCCAGGAGGCACTCATCACCGTGTTTCGTTCGCTGAAGACTCTGCGCGACCCGGCTGCCTTGTACGGATGGGTGCGACAGATTTCAGTGAGAACCGCAATCCGTATGGCGTCACGCCACCGTAAAAGCGTTCCGGGCGACTTGTCTGAGCTACCTGCGTCCGGTCACGCGCATCTCCACTCAGACATCCTGGACGTTCTCAACCGTCTCAGCCCGGAGCACCGGGCGATACTGCTGCTGCGCGACCGGTTCGGGCTGACCGAACACGAAGCAGCCGAACATCTCAACCTTGAAGTGGGGACCGTGAAATCGCGTCTGCACCGGGCTCGCGATTACTTTCGAAAGGCGTGGACTTCATGA
- a CDS encoding glycosyltransferase family 4 protein, which yields MSGRRIAFVLGPSTGGIGTHVASIAGGFAQRGDRVTVVAPAEVEDRFGFTDKGARFVAAPISNKPGPGLGLAWKATRKALSGISGRGVDIVHAHGLTGGLTALLARPATSSLLCTWHNQLITEGLKRTVSNSAEKRLARSVDIALAASSDLQAHLISLGARDARLAPVAAPDRRAAGSPTAVAEELDLQGRPLIVSVGRLHQQKDYDTLVNAASAWSKMEPSPVVAIAGDGPERERLQGLIDSAGVDVRLLGHRSDVANLLAAATLAVVTSQWEARQLFAQEVLQAGIPLVATRTGGIPELVGDAATLFEVGDVEGLSEAVATLLGDESLRQERSKAGTAQAATWPDEAATIDQLDAIYRELVGR from the coding sequence GTGAGTGGTAGGCGAATTGCATTCGTGTTGGGGCCCTCTACGGGAGGAATCGGCACCCACGTGGCCTCGATCGCTGGCGGCTTCGCGCAGCGCGGGGACCGAGTCACGGTCGTGGCGCCAGCGGAGGTCGAGGACCGTTTCGGCTTTACCGACAAGGGAGCGCGCTTCGTGGCCGCCCCGATCAGCAATAAGCCCGGGCCGGGTCTCGGTCTGGCATGGAAGGCCACCCGCAAGGCCCTCAGCGGCATTTCCGGTCGTGGCGTCGACATCGTGCACGCCCACGGACTCACCGGTGGCCTTACCGCGCTTCTGGCTCGACCAGCGACGTCTTCCCTGCTGTGCACCTGGCACAACCAACTCATCACCGAAGGACTAAAGCGTACCGTCTCCAACAGTGCCGAGAAGCGGCTAGCCCGTAGCGTCGACATCGCGCTCGCCGCCTCGTCAGACCTCCAGGCTCACCTCATCTCACTGGGCGCCCGCGACGCGCGATTGGCTCCTGTCGCCGCGCCAGACCGTCGTGCCGCTGGCTCTCCCACTGCCGTCGCCGAAGAATTGGATCTCCAGGGGCGACCGCTCATCGTGTCAGTGGGGCGCCTACACCAACAGAAGGACTACGACACCCTTGTCAACGCCGCTTCGGCGTGGTCGAAAATGGAACCCTCACCCGTGGTCGCCATTGCCGGGGATGGCCCCGAACGCGAAAGGCTGCAAGGTCTCATTGACTCCGCCGGGGTCGACGTGCGGCTGCTGGGACACCGCAGCGACGTCGCAAACCTCTTGGCCGCCGCAACCCTAGCGGTGGTCACCAGTCAATGGGAGGCTCGACAACTGTTCGCTCAGGAAGTTCTGCAGGCCGGAATCCCACTGGTCGCCACCCGCACCGGTGGCATTCCCGAGCTGGTCGGCGACGCCGCCACGCTGTTCGAAGTCGGTGATGTCGAGGGTCTGTCAGAAGCGGTGGCGACATTGCTTGGCGATGAGAGCCTGCGTCAGGAACGTAGCAAAGCCGGCACCGCCCAGGCTGCCACCTGGCCCGACGAAGCAGCCACTATCGACCAGCTCGACGCGATCTATCGCGAGCTAGTGGGGCGGTAA
- the ald gene encoding alanine dehydrogenase, which yields MKVAVPREVKNHEYRVAITPAGVHELTAAGHEVFIERDAGVGSAISNEDYEAAGATILPDADATWAAGEMVLKVKEPIASEYHRMQAGQVLFTYLHLAASAECTQALLDRKVTAIAYETVETADGRLPLLAPMSEVAGRLASQVGAYQLMRPAGGRGTLMGGVPGVEPANVLVIGGGVSGINAATVAAGMGATVTVLDLNIDKLRQIDATYDGKIKTIVSNKYEIARLSKEADLVIGAVLVPGAKAPTIISDELVAQMKPGSVLVDIAIDQGGCFESSRPTTHDDPTFKVADSVFYCVANMPGSVPNTSTYALTNVTLPYVMKLANQGWSEALRNDAALAEGLNTHDGLITYEPVATAHNLPAKAVADVLG from the coding sequence GTGAAAGTCGCAGTCCCCCGCGAGGTCAAGAACCACGAATACCGTGTGGCCATCACTCCAGCCGGTGTTCACGAGCTCACCGCTGCCGGACACGAAGTCTTCATCGAACGAGACGCCGGGGTCGGTTCCGCCATTTCCAACGAGGACTACGAGGCCGCCGGGGCAACGATCCTGCCCGATGCCGATGCCACCTGGGCCGCTGGCGAGATGGTGCTGAAAGTCAAAGAACCCATCGCCTCCGAGTACCACCGCATGCAGGCTGGCCAGGTCCTCTTCACCTACCTGCACCTAGCGGCCTCGGCTGAGTGCACCCAGGCTCTACTGGATCGTAAGGTCACGGCCATCGCCTACGAGACCGTCGAGACCGCCGATGGCCGTCTGCCGCTGTTGGCACCGATGAGCGAAGTGGCCGGCCGCCTGGCCTCACAGGTCGGCGCCTACCAGCTCATGCGACCCGCCGGTGGTCGCGGCACCCTCATGGGTGGCGTACCCGGCGTTGAGCCCGCCAACGTCCTCGTCATCGGCGGAGGTGTCTCCGGCATCAATGCCGCGACCGTGGCCGCAGGTATGGGCGCGACCGTAACCGTCCTCGACCTCAACATCGATAAGCTTCGTCAGATCGATGCCACCTACGATGGCAAGATCAAGACCATCGTCTCCAATAAGTACGAGATCGCGCGCCTGTCAAAGGAAGCCGACCTAGTCATTGGAGCCGTCCTGGTCCCGGGTGCCAAGGCCCCGACCATCATCTCCGACGAACTAGTGGCGCAGATGAAACCCGGCTCAGTCCTGGTCGACATCGCGATCGACCAAGGTGGTTGCTTCGAATCCTCACGCCCCACCACCCACGACGACCCGACCTTCAAGGTGGCCGACTCGGTGTTCTACTGCGTGGCCAACATGCCCGGCTCAGTACCGAACACCTCCACCTACGCGCTCACCAACGTGACTCTGCCCTACGTCATGAAGCTGGCGAACCAGGGCTGGAGCGAAGCGCTGCGCAACGACGCGGCGCTGGCCGAGGGCCTCAACACTCACGATGGCCTCATCACCTACGAGCCAGTCGCCACCGCGCACAACCTGCCGGCCAAAGCCGTCGCTGACGTCCTGGGCTAG